A stretch of DNA from Basfia succiniciproducens:
TTTTCGTCAGAAATAAAGGTTGCCGGGCAGGCGGGCAACTGTCCTTTTGCATAACCGAAAGCCGTGACATCCGCATCGTGATAAGCGGTTTCGGTAGAAATAACAATATCACCGACTTTTAAGCCGTCCCCTACCCCGCCGGCAGATCCGGTGTTTAACACGACATCCGGTTTGGCTAATTGTAATAATGCCGTTGTGCCGATAGCCGCCGCCACTTTACCGATACCCGATTGCAATAACGCTACTTGTTTGCAGTTGATTAGCCCTTCATAAATAGTGCAACCTGCTACTTGGGTGACAGTTTGGTTTCGCATTAAATTTGCAAGAATTTCAATCTCTTGCTTCATAGCGCCGACAATGCCGATTTTCATAAATTTTCCTTATTTTGAATGTGTTGCGGTGGAAACGGCCGAAAGCTCGTGAACTAAAAAATCAAGCACCGCAAAAGTATAATCATCATTATATAACGTACTGTTTGTCAGCACGTATTTTCCGCCGATTACCACAAAG
This window harbors:
- a CDS encoding 5'-methylthioadenosine/adenosylhomocysteine nucleosidase, with translation MKIGIVGAMKQEIEILANLMRNQTVTQVAGCTIYEGLINCKQVALLQSGIGKVAAAIGTTALLQLAKPDVVLNTGSAGGVGDGLKVGDIVISTETAYHDADVTAFGYAKGQLPACPATFISDEKLTALAKQVAQAQGHNVKRGLICSGDSFIAGGERLAQIKADFPNVTAVEMEAAAIAQVCHVFRVPFVVVRAISDAGDGQAGMSFEEFLPIAAKQSSAMIIGMLEQL